A genomic stretch from Sulfurihydrogenibium azorense Az-Fu1 includes:
- the infB gene encoding translation initiation factor IF-2 translates to MKVKDLAIQLNIDPQELKKILNEEFGLNIKKITDKVDKDVIDVIKDRFTQKEETVEKKEKKEGEGIKAFDLYHKLGITLSELEQKLRELGYTKEVSNLSIIPFELAKNVEEKVKEEKRKIEEELRRQEEEKRRKLEEQKKLEEEKIKQQPEVVEEKVEEKPKEEIKEKKVESLPKQPEVIEGVVPEEERKKVYRREEKKPFEKRERFEKKEKFEKREERKPFEKRERFEKKEEKKPFERKEKFERKEKFERKDEKQPVKAQEFERKEEKPLRKPEERPTLAFTPESIKEEKKPEKKETKEERIARIAKEEKEEMEALRKLMEGHPKKKKPKKEEKKREVEESKEEEIKIIQIPEVITVRELADLLDIPVNQILMDLLQKKILATVNQTIDPKIALEIAEKHGFLAELKVEGEEPEEEIKEEVEVREEEIGQLEERPPVVTVMGHVDHGKTTLLDTIRKTDVAAREHGGITQHIGAYKIKLPNGKEITFLDTPGHEAFTTLRARGSKVADIAVLVVAADDGVKPQTVEAINHAKNAKVPIIVAVNKIDKPGADPMRVRQELTQYGLIPEEWGGDTIFVDISAKTGKNVEELLEMILLVAEMLELKANPNKLAVGTVIESKLDPKKGPVATVLIEDGTLHVGDYFVAGYTWGKVKALFNERGERLKEAKPGTPVEVLGFDEVPQAGDKFIAKATEREAKQLAEVRKQRREEELLAKKTRISLENLGEAKEINIIIKADVQGSLEALKKSIEDLSEKFEEVKINIIHAAVGGITESDVMLAAASNAIIIGFNVRPDAAARKAAEQENVDIRLYNIIYQAIEDLEKAMKGMLKPTFREVLLGTAEVRATFKAKSIGTIAGCYVTEGVIRRNAKARLVRNGVVIYDGEIASLKRFKEDVKEVQKGFECGLTLKDYNDIKVGDIIEAYEIVEEKPV, encoded by the coding sequence TTGAAAGTAAAAGATTTAGCTATCCAGTTAAATATAGACCCTCAAGAACTAAAGAAAATTTTAAATGAGGAGTTTGGTTTAAACATAAAAAAGATAACTGATAAAGTAGATAAAGACGTTATTGACGTTATTAAAGACAGATTTACACAGAAAGAAGAAACCGTAGAGAAAAAAGAAAAAAAGGAAGGAGAAGGAATAAAAGCTTTTGACCTGTACCATAAATTAGGTATTACGTTATCAGAATTAGAGCAAAAACTTAGAGAGTTAGGTTATACAAAAGAAGTCTCTAATCTTTCTATAATTCCTTTTGAATTAGCTAAGAATGTAGAAGAAAAAGTGAAAGAAGAAAAAAGGAAAATAGAAGAAGAATTGAGAAGACAAGAAGAGGAAAAAAGAAGAAAATTAGAAGAACAAAAGAAACTTGAAGAAGAGAAAATTAAACAGCAGCCTGAAGTAGTAGAAGAAAAAGTTGAAGAAAAGCCAAAAGAGGAAATAAAAGAAAAAAAAGTAGAATCTCTCCCAAAACAGCCAGAAGTTATAGAAGGTGTAGTACCTGAGGAAGAGAGAAAAAAAGTTTATAGAAGAGAAGAGAAAAAACCTTTTGAGAAAAGAGAAAGGTTTGAAAAAAAGGAAAAATTTGAAAAGAGAGAGGAAAGAAAACCTTTTGAAAAAAGAGAAAGATTTGAGAAAAAAGAAGAGAAAAAGCCTTTTGAAAGGAAAGAAAAGTTTGAAAGAAAGGAAAAATTCGAAAGAAAAGACGAAAAGCAACCAGTAAAAGCACAAGAATTCGAAAGGAAAGAAGAAAAACCTTTAAGAAAACCTGAGGAAAGACCAACTTTAGCCTTTACTCCCGAATCTATAAAAGAAGAGAAAAAACCAGAGAAAAAAGAGACAAAAGAAGAAAGGATTGCTCGTATAGCTAAAGAAGAAAAGGAAGAGATGGAAGCTCTCAGAAAACTTATGGAAGGGCATCCTAAGAAGAAAAAACCTAAAAAAGAAGAAAAGAAAAGAGAAGTTGAAGAATCTAAAGAAGAAGAGATTAAAATCATTCAAATACCAGAAGTTATAACCGTAAGAGAGTTAGCAGACCTTTTAGATATACCCGTTAATCAGATACTCATGGACTTATTACAAAAGAAAATACTTGCAACCGTAAACCAGACTATAGACCCTAAAATTGCATTAGAAATAGCAGAAAAACACGGATTCTTAGCAGAGTTGAAAGTAGAAGGTGAAGAGCCTGAAGAAGAAATAAAAGAAGAGGTAGAGGTTAGAGAAGAAGAAATAGGACAGTTAGAAGAAAGACCACCAGTCGTAACTGTAATGGGACACGTTGACCATGGAAAAACAACGTTACTTGATACTATTAGAAAAACTGATGTAGCAGCAAGAGAACACGGTGGTATAACACAGCATATAGGTGCTTACAAAATAAAACTTCCAAATGGAAAAGAGATAACTTTCTTAGATACACCAGGACACGAAGCATTTACAACCTTAAGAGCGAGAGGTTCAAAAGTAGCAGATATAGCTGTACTTGTAGTAGCTGCAGATGATGGAGTAAAACCTCAAACTGTAGAAGCAATAAACCACGCTAAAAACGCAAAAGTTCCTATAATAGTAGCTGTAAACAAGATAGACAAACCCGGTGCAGATCCAATGAGAGTAAGGCAAGAACTAACCCAGTACGGACTTATACCAGAAGAGTGGGGTGGAGATACGATATTTGTAGATATCTCAGCAAAAACAGGTAAAAACGTTGAAGAGCTTCTTGAAATGATACTTTTAGTAGCAGAAATGCTTGAACTTAAAGCCAACCCTAATAAACTTGCTGTTGGAACAGTTATAGAATCAAAGTTAGATCCTAAAAAAGGACCAGTTGCTACAGTTTTAATAGAAGATGGAACCCTACACGTTGGAGATTACTTTGTAGCAGGATATACGTGGGGAAAAGTTAAAGCTTTATTCAATGAAAGAGGAGAAAGATTAAAAGAGGCAAAACCGGGAACACCTGTTGAGGTACTGGGTTTTGATGAGGTTCCCCAAGCTGGAGATAAATTTATAGCAAAAGCAACAGAAAGAGAGGCAAAACAGTTAGCGGAAGTAAGAAAACAAAGAAGAGAGGAAGAGTTATTAGCTAAGAAAACCAGAATTAGCCTTGAAAATTTAGGTGAGGCAAAAGAGATAAACATAATTATAAAAGCTGATGTTCAAGGTTCTTTAGAAGCTTTAAAGAAATCTATTGAAGATTTATCTGAAAAGTTTGAAGAAGTAAAGATAAATATAATCCATGCAGCTGTAGGTGGTATAACAGAAAGTGATGTTATGCTTGCAGCTGCTTCAAACGCTATCATCATAGGATTTAATGTAAGACCAGATGCAGCAGCAAGGAAAGCAGCAGAGCAAGAAAATGTAGACATAAGACTTTATAACATTATATACCAAGCTATTGAAGACCTTGAAAAAGCAATGAAAGGAATGTTAAAACCAACCTTTAGGGAAGTATTACTTGGAACAGCTGAAGTAAGGGCTACATTCAAGGCAAAGTCTATAGGTACAATAGCTGGATGTTATGTAACAGAAGGAGTTATAAGAAGAAACGCAAAAGCAAGGCTAGTAAGAAACGGAGTAGTTATATACGATGGAGAAATAGCCTCTCTAAAAAGATTCAAAGAAGATGTTAAAGAGGTTCAAAAAGGATTTGAGTGTGGCTTAACTTTAAAGGATTATAATGATATAAAAGTTGGTGATATTATAGAAGCCTATGAGATTGTTGAAGAAAAACCTGTATAA
- a CDS encoding 50S ribosomal protein L7ae, giving the protein MDEKKIDSLLQLSFKARKIKFGYENIDKVKGDTFVIIAKDLSENTKRYILNKFKGDIYQYKTKKDLGRLFGKNEVGVIILPKNELNLKIKEIFKKLQEVF; this is encoded by the coding sequence ATGGATGAAAAGAAAATAGACAGTTTATTACAACTTAGCTTTAAAGCTCGTAAAATAAAATTTGGGTATGAGAATATTGATAAAGTAAAGGGTGATACTTTTGTTATTATAGCAAAAGACCTTTCAGAAAACACAAAAAGATATATATTAAATAAATTTAAAGGTGATATTTACCAGTACAAAACAAAAAAAGATTTAGGTAGGTTGTTTGGAAAAAACGAAGTAGGAGTTATAATTTTACCTAAAAACGAACTTAATCTAAAAATAAAAGAAATTTTTAAGAAGCTGCAGGAGGTTTTTTAA
- the nusA gene encoding transcription termination factor NusA: protein MPIKLKNVIETVAKEKNIPEEVIERALKDGIFVAVKKEYKLRNDQIKVIYDKDKDELKVLIKKKVTPFVEDEKKEISLEEAKKYNPNVDYGKFVEVPLDLEDIGRIALSVAKEVIAEKVSRVERDILYKEFKEYEGKIITGTVRRFEGEDIIVDLGRVEAILPKEEQIPKEKYKIGDRVRALVLKVLKENKYPILEKGKVKRVIKVSEGPLIILSRTHPNFLKKLLEIEVPEIQEGEIEVKAVAREPGERAKVAVYTKDKNIDPVGVVVGLKGSRIQNVSNELSDEKIDVIEWSEDPARFVIRALSPARPTKYRLLPKEKRIEVAVPKEELSLAIGKNGINAKLAHKLTGWHIDILSEEDFEKIQKLPTK, encoded by the coding sequence ATGCCTATAAAATTAAAGAATGTTATAGAAACAGTAGCAAAAGAGAAAAACATTCCAGAAGAAGTTATAGAAAGAGCATTAAAAGATGGAATATTTGTTGCTGTGAAAAAAGAGTACAAACTAAGAAATGACCAGATTAAAGTGATTTATGACAAAGATAAAGATGAGTTAAAAGTTTTAATTAAAAAGAAAGTTACACCTTTTGTTGAAGATGAAAAAAAAGAAATATCTTTAGAAGAAGCAAAAAAGTATAACCCTAATGTTGATTATGGAAAGTTTGTCGAAGTCCCATTAGATCTGGAAGATATAGGGAGAATAGCTCTATCTGTTGCAAAAGAGGTAATAGCAGAAAAAGTTTCAAGAGTAGAAAGAGATATTCTATATAAAGAATTTAAAGAGTATGAAGGCAAAATAATAACAGGGACAGTTCGTAGATTTGAAGGTGAAGATATTATAGTAGATTTAGGTAGAGTAGAAGCAATACTACCAAAAGAAGAACAGATACCAAAAGAAAAATATAAAATAGGAGATAGAGTAAGAGCCCTTGTTTTAAAAGTTTTAAAAGAAAATAAGTATCCTATACTGGAAAAAGGTAAAGTAAAAAGAGTTATAAAAGTTAGCGAGGGACCCCTTATAATTTTATCAAGAACACATCCAAACTTCTTAAAAAAATTATTAGAAATAGAAGTACCTGAGATTCAAGAAGGTGAAATTGAAGTAAAAGCTGTGGCAAGGGAACCGGGAGAAAGGGCAAAGGTAGCAGTTTATACCAAAGATAAAAATATAGATCCTGTAGGAGTAGTAGTAGGTTTAAAAGGAAGTAGAATACAAAACGTATCTAACGAACTATCAGATGAAAAAATAGACGTGATAGAATGGTCTGAAGACCCTGCAAGATTTGTTATAAGAGCCTTATCTCCTGCAAGACCAACAAAGTATAGATTACTTCCAAAGGAAAAGAGAATAGAAGTTGCTGTACCAAAAGAAGAGTTATCTTTGGCAATAGGAAAAAATGGTATAAACGCAAAATTAGCACATAAGTTGACAGGTTGGCATATAGATATACTAAGTGAAGAAGATTTTGAAAAGATACAGAAACTACCAACAAAGTGA
- the rimP gene encoding ribosome maturation factor RimP, with protein sequence MKLEEKVKELLSPILEDRGLKLVDIEYITGKRPVLRIYIYNPEGTSIDDCEYVSQRIGSILDVEDLIKTSYTLEVSSPGLDRKFKNIEEYNIFKGKDVVVKTKEPIEDKKIFKGILEGLEDGIVKLKQDNIVVEIPLDKISQTKLDF encoded by the coding sequence ATGAAGTTAGAGGAAAAAGTTAAAGAATTACTAAGTCCAATACTGGAAGACAGAGGTTTAAAATTAGTCGATATAGAGTATATTACAGGTAAAAGACCAGTACTTAGAATATACATATACAACCCTGAAGGGACTTCTATAGATGATTGTGAGTATGTAAGCCAAAGAATAGGTTCTATATTAGATGTTGAGGATTTAATAAAAACATCTTACACTCTAGAAGTATCGTCCCCCGGACTGGACAGAAAGTTTAAAAATATAGAAGAGTACAACATATTTAAAGGTAAAGATGTTGTTGTTAAAACAAAAGAACCTATAGAAGATAAAAAGATATTTAAAGGTATTTTAGAAGGTCTTGAAGATGGCATAGTTAAATTAAAACAAGATAATATAGTAGTTGAAATACCTTTAGATAAGATATCACAAACAAAATTAGATTTTTAG